In a genomic window of Mycolicibacterium neoaurum VKM Ac-1815D:
- a CDS encoding MmpS family transport accessory protein, protein MKGHRANGISAVNVLKKIWIPLVILAVVFVSTFTVMRVRTFFGTGPGYVSTENSAADDSEPFDPKVVKYEVWGEPGATANVNYMDLDAKPVRADNVTLPWEITLSTTAPSVFPTISGQGDGSTLSCRITVDDEVKDERTVNGVGAHTYCLVKSA, encoded by the coding sequence ATGAAAGGTCACAGAGCGAATGGCATCTCAGCAGTGAACGTGCTGAAGAAGATCTGGATCCCGCTGGTGATCCTCGCGGTGGTGTTCGTCAGTACGTTCACGGTGATGCGGGTGCGGACGTTCTTCGGCACCGGGCCGGGATATGTGTCCACCGAGAACAGCGCCGCCGACGACTCCGAGCCGTTCGATCCCAAGGTCGTCAAGTACGAGGTCTGGGGCGAGCCGGGCGCCACGGCCAACGTCAACTACATGGACCTGGACGCCAAGCCGGTGCGCGCGGACAACGTCACGCTGCCCTGGGAGATCACGCTGAGCACCACCGCGCCGTCGGTGTTCCCGACCATCTCTGGCCAAGGTGACGGCAGCACCCTGTCCTGCCGGATCACCGTCGACGACGAGGTCAAGGACGAGCGTACGGTCAACGGTGTCGGCGCGCACACCTACTGCCTGGTGAAGTCCGCATGA
- a CDS encoding TetR/AcrR family transcriptional regulator — MAKPVSQRGFARERVIEAALHLFAERGVNGTSLQMIADHLGVRKAAIYYQFQTKDDIVLAVVRPVFDDMERLVRIAESISSAESRRDAAISGFVELAVRHRRIGSMFYGDPAVLTLVQSHREFEEITDSLRELLIGTTHDAETRVTIGMITSGIFGSTAEPRLQDIADADLHRILLDCAQRMLQSSRPAENLT; from the coding sequence GTGGCCAAGCCGGTATCGCAGCGCGGGTTCGCGCGCGAGCGGGTCATCGAGGCCGCGCTGCACCTCTTCGCCGAGCGGGGCGTCAACGGGACCTCGCTGCAGATGATCGCCGATCACCTCGGCGTCCGGAAAGCCGCGATCTACTACCAGTTCCAGACCAAGGACGACATCGTGCTCGCGGTGGTGCGCCCGGTGTTCGACGATATGGAGCGCCTGGTCCGCATCGCCGAGTCGATCTCGTCGGCGGAATCCCGGCGCGACGCCGCGATCAGCGGGTTCGTCGAACTCGCCGTCCGGCACCGCCGCATCGGATCGATGTTCTACGGCGACCCTGCTGTGTTGACGCTGGTGCAGTCGCACCGCGAGTTCGAGGAGATCACCGACAGTCTGCGCGAGTTGCTGATCGGTACCACCCATGACGCCGAAACCCGGGTGACCATCGGGATGATCACATCGGGCATCTTCGGCAGCACCGCCGAGCCGCGCCTGCAGGACATCGCCGATGCGGACCTGCACCGGATACTGCTGGACTGTGCGCAGCGGATGCTGCAGTCGTCACGACCCGCTGAAAATCTCACCTAG
- a CDS encoding potassium/proton antiporter, which yields MTLHELYLALLIGGLVLLASIVGTRVATRVGFPALLFFLLVGVVLGEDGLGLQFDSVEAARNICTAALAVILVEGGLTTRFADIRRVLAPAGALATVGVVVSTALTAAGAHFLLGFDWQLALLLGAIVSSTDAAAVFSVLRVLPLPRRLAGLLEAESGFNDAPAVILVLMFSVVPFVFEPAGTLWEIVFELVAGAAIGLVTGFVGALTLRRMALPASGLYPIATFGLGVVAFAAAGSVHASGFLAAYLAAVVLANSGLPHRTTTRSFAEGLGWLAQIGLFVLLGLLVDPSELGRDLLPAIVIGLVLLLVARPVSVAASLVGFGIPLREQLFLSWAGLRGAVPIVLATFPIVAGVSGSSRLLNIVFVLVVIFTLIQAPSLHLVARLLGLTDSGATREIQVEAAPLDVLNAELLTMTVQSPSRLHNVSILELRLPDPAVITLIIRDGNTFVPLPDTRIATGDELLIVTTAKMRAAAEARLRAVSRRGKLAHWFDEYGDP from the coding sequence ATGACGCTGCACGAGCTGTACCTGGCGCTGCTGATCGGCGGTCTGGTGCTGCTGGCGAGCATCGTCGGCACCCGGGTGGCCACCCGGGTCGGCTTCCCGGCCCTGCTGTTCTTCCTACTGGTCGGCGTGGTGCTCGGTGAGGACGGGCTCGGCCTGCAGTTCGACAGCGTCGAGGCAGCGCGCAACATCTGCACCGCCGCCCTGGCGGTGATCCTCGTCGAGGGCGGGTTGACCACCCGATTCGCCGATATCCGAAGGGTGTTGGCACCCGCCGGTGCGCTGGCCACGGTCGGGGTGGTGGTCAGCACGGCGCTCACGGCGGCAGGCGCCCATTTCCTGCTCGGCTTCGACTGGCAGCTGGCATTGCTGCTCGGCGCGATCGTGTCCTCCACCGATGCGGCCGCGGTCTTCTCCGTACTGCGGGTGCTACCGCTGCCCCGCAGGCTGGCCGGGTTGTTGGAGGCCGAGTCCGGATTCAACGATGCCCCGGCGGTGATCTTGGTGCTGATGTTCAGCGTCGTGCCGTTCGTCTTCGAACCGGCGGGCACCTTGTGGGAGATCGTCTTCGAACTCGTCGCCGGCGCGGCGATCGGCCTGGTCACCGGATTCGTCGGTGCACTGACCCTGCGCCGTATGGCGTTGCCGGCGTCCGGGCTGTACCCGATCGCCACCTTCGGATTGGGCGTGGTGGCCTTCGCCGCCGCGGGCAGTGTGCACGCCAGTGGTTTCCTGGCCGCCTACCTGGCCGCGGTCGTGCTGGCCAATTCCGGCCTGCCACATCGGACGACGACGCGGTCCTTCGCCGAGGGCCTTGGCTGGCTGGCCCAGATCGGGCTGTTCGTGCTGCTGGGTCTGCTGGTCGATCCCAGCGAGCTGGGCCGGGATCTGTTGCCCGCCATCGTCATCGGTCTGGTGCTGTTGCTGGTGGCCCGACCGGTCTCGGTGGCGGCGTCGCTGGTCGGCTTCGGTATCCCGCTTCGCGAGCAGCTCTTCCTGTCCTGGGCGGGGCTGCGCGGTGCCGTCCCGATCGTGCTGGCGACGTTCCCGATCGTGGCAGGGGTGTCTGGCAGCTCGCGGTTGCTGAACATCGTGTTCGTCCTGGTGGTGATCTTCACCCTGATCCAGGCGCCCAGCCTGCACCTGGTCGCCCGGCTGTTGGGGCTCACCGACTCCGGCGCCACCCGTGAGATCCAGGTCGAGGCGGCGCCCCTGGATGTCCTGAACGCGGAGCTGCTGACGATGACGGTGCAGTCACCATCGCGTCTGCACAATGTCAGCATCCTGGAACTGCGGTTGCCCGATCCCGCCGTGATCACCCTGATCATCAGAGACGGCAACACCTTTGTGCCGCTTCCGGACACCCGCATCGCCACCGGTGACGAACTGCTGATCGTGACCACCGCGAAGATGCGGGCCGCCGCCGAGGCCCGGCTGCGCGCCGTCAGCCGCCGGGGCAAGCTGGCTCATTGGTTCGACGAGTACGGCGACCCCTAG
- a CDS encoding potassium channel family protein: MRIGVAGAGNVGRSVAGELAGYGHKVLLIERERRRFEPDSVPAADWLLGDSCELSTLEEAGVHTCDVVIAATGDDKANLVIGLLTKTEFGVPRVVARINDVDNQWLFGPAWGVDVAVSTPGALVAAVEGAIDVGHLVRLMGLREGRAALTKITLPQLDPLVGCRVDQLDLPANTALVTLVRAGTVLVPAPTDVFAAGDELLLIADSALTWPGDSQTMRLPT, encoded by the coding sequence ATGCGTATCGGGGTGGCCGGCGCGGGCAACGTCGGCAGATCCGTGGCGGGCGAGCTCGCCGGCTACGGCCACAAGGTGTTGTTGATCGAGCGGGAGCGACGGCGCTTCGAGCCGGATTCCGTGCCGGCCGCGGACTGGCTGCTCGGGGACTCCTGCGAGCTGTCGACGCTGGAGGAGGCCGGGGTACACACCTGCGATGTGGTGATCGCCGCCACCGGGGACGACAAGGCCAACCTCGTCATCGGGCTACTGACCAAGACGGAGTTCGGTGTGCCCCGGGTGGTGGCCAGGATCAACGATGTCGACAATCAGTGGCTGTTCGGCCCCGCATGGGGTGTCGATGTCGCGGTATCGACGCCCGGCGCCCTGGTCGCCGCCGTCGAGGGTGCCATCGACGTGGGACACCTGGTTCGCCTGATGGGCCTGCGCGAGGGCCGCGCGGCGCTGACGAAAATCACTCTGCCCCAGCTTGATCCGCTGGTCGGATGCCGAGTCGATCAGTTGGATCTGCCGGCGAACACCGCCCTGGTGACACTGGTGCGCGCCGGCACCGTGCTGGTGCCGGCTCCCACCGACGTGTTCGCCGCAGGGGATGAGTTGCTGTTGATCGCCGACAGCGCGCTGACCTGGCCCGGTGACAGCCAGACGATGCGGCTGCCCACCTGA
- a CDS encoding DEAD/DEAH box helicase, which yields MTAAPLSPDPDADPDALFTAFGEWAAGNGTQLYPAQEEALIELVSGSNVVLATPTGSGKSLVATGAIYAALAGDRVSFYTAPIKALVSEKFFALCEVFGADNVGMLTGDASVNADAPIIACTAEILANVALREGSDADIGLVVMDEFHFYGDPDRGWAWQVPLLELPRAQFLLMSATLGDVTFLREDLTRRTGRPTALVTGAERPVPLFYTYATTPMHETIGELLNTRQAPIYVVHFTQASALERAQALMSVNVSTKQEKAAIAEHIGAFRFSTSFGSTLSRLVRHGIGVHHAGMLPKYRRLVEQLAQAGLLKVICGTDTLGVGINVPIRTVVYSALSKYDGTRTRLLNAREFHQIAGRAGRAGFDTIGNVVVQAPEHEVENLKQFAKVAEDPRKRRKLVRRKVPEGMVPWSEKTMTRLVEATPEALTSSMRVSTAMVLDIVDRPGDPFAAMRRLLTDNHEPRKRQLRLIRETLGIARSLLQAGIVQRLDTPEPDGRRYRLTVDLPADFALNQPLSTFALAAVDVLDTSAETYALDVVSVIEATLEDPRQILAAQLKKARGEAVAAMKAEGIEYDERIELLDEISYPKPLAELLEHTFAVYLQTNPWAADGALSPKSVVREMWEKAMTFREYVSQYGLTRSEGAVLRYLSDAFKALRSGVPTAARTEEVNDIVEWLGELVRQVDSSLLDEWEQLTSPELPHDVPVAVPARPRPLTGNDRAFTAMVRNALFRRVELFARRRWTELGELDSGSGWNAQRWAEVGADYFDEHDDIGIGPDARGPAMVIIDRQPNRWEVRQIIDDPAREHDWAIVAEIDLAASDEEGAAVVRLISVGTD from the coding sequence ATGACTGCCGCTCCCCTCTCACCCGACCCGGATGCCGACCCCGATGCGCTGTTCACCGCCTTCGGTGAGTGGGCGGCGGGCAACGGCACCCAGCTCTATCCCGCGCAGGAGGAGGCGCTGATCGAGTTGGTCTCCGGGAGCAACGTGGTCCTGGCGACACCGACCGGATCGGGCAAGTCACTGGTCGCCACCGGCGCCATCTATGCCGCGCTGGCCGGTGATCGGGTCAGTTTCTACACCGCACCGATCAAGGCTCTGGTCAGTGAGAAGTTCTTCGCCCTCTGCGAGGTGTTCGGAGCAGACAATGTCGGCATGCTGACCGGGGACGCGTCGGTCAACGCCGACGCCCCGATCATCGCCTGCACCGCGGAGATCCTGGCCAACGTCGCCCTGCGGGAGGGCAGCGACGCCGATATCGGTCTGGTGGTGATGGACGAGTTCCACTTCTACGGTGATCCCGACCGCGGCTGGGCCTGGCAGGTTCCGCTGCTGGAGTTGCCGAGGGCCCAGTTCCTGCTCATGTCCGCCACCCTCGGTGATGTCACATTCCTGCGCGAGGACCTCACCCGGCGCACCGGTCGACCCACGGCGCTGGTCACCGGCGCCGAACGTCCGGTGCCGTTGTTCTATACCTATGCCACGACGCCGATGCACGAGACGATCGGTGAATTGCTGAACACTCGGCAGGCGCCGATCTACGTCGTGCACTTCACCCAGGCCTCCGCGCTGGAGCGGGCCCAGGCCCTGATGAGCGTCAACGTGTCCACCAAGCAGGAAAAGGCCGCCATCGCCGAACACATCGGCGCCTTCCGGTTCTCCACGTCATTCGGGTCGACGCTGTCGCGGCTGGTGCGCCACGGTATCGGCGTCCACCACGCCGGCATGCTGCCCAAATACCGGCGGCTGGTCGAACAACTCGCCCAGGCGGGTTTGTTGAAGGTCATCTGCGGTACCGACACCCTGGGTGTGGGGATCAACGTGCCGATCCGCACGGTGGTGTACTCGGCGCTGTCGAAATACGACGGCACCCGTACCCGGTTGCTCAACGCCCGCGAGTTCCATCAGATCGCCGGGCGCGCGGGGCGGGCCGGATTCGACACCATCGGCAACGTCGTGGTGCAGGCGCCCGAGCACGAGGTGGAGAACCTCAAACAATTCGCCAAGGTCGCCGAGGATCCCAGAAAGCGACGAAAGCTGGTACGTCGCAAAGTTCCCGAGGGGATGGTGCCATGGAGCGAGAAGACCATGACCCGACTCGTCGAGGCCACTCCCGAAGCGCTCACCAGCAGCATGCGGGTCTCGACGGCCATGGTGCTCGATATCGTCGACAGGCCCGGTGACCCGTTCGCCGCGATGCGCCGGTTGCTCACCGACAATCACGAACCGCGCAAGCGGCAACTCAGGCTGATCCGCGAGACGCTGGGCATTGCCCGCTCCCTGCTGCAGGCCGGGATCGTGCAGCGCCTCGACACCCCGGAGCCCGACGGGCGGCGCTACCGGTTGACCGTGGATCTGCCGGCCGACTTCGCGTTGAATCAGCCGCTGTCCACCTTCGCACTCGCGGCGGTCGACGTACTGGACACCAGCGCCGAAACCTATGCCCTGGATGTGGTTTCGGTGATCGAGGCGACACTGGAGGATCCCCGCCAGATCCTGGCCGCACAGCTGAAGAAGGCCAGGGGCGAGGCGGTCGCGGCCATGAAGGCCGAGGGCATCGAGTACGACGAGCGTATCGAACTGCTCGACGAGATCAGTTATCCGAAGCCGCTGGCCGAGTTGTTGGAGCACACCTTCGCGGTGTATCTGCAGACCAATCCATGGGCCGCCGACGGGGCGCTGTCGCCCAAGTCCGTGGTCCGCGAGATGTGGGAAAAGGCCATGACGTTCCGGGAATACGTCAGCCAGTACGGGCTCACCCGTTCCGAGGGTGCGGTGTTGCGTTACCTGTCGGATGCGTTCAAGGCGCTGCGCTCGGGTGTGCCGACGGCGGCGCGCACCGAAGAGGTCAACGATATCGTCGAGTGGCTCGGTGAGCTTGTCCGCCAGGTCGATTCGAGCCTCCTCGACGAGTGGGAGCAGCTGACCAGCCCCGAACTACCCCACGATGTCCCGGTGGCGGTACCGGCACGACCGCGGCCGCTGACCGGCAACGACCGCGCCTTCACGGCCATGGTGCGCAATGCCCTCTTCCGCCGGGTGGAGCTTTTCGCGCGACGACGCTGGACCGAACTGGGTGAACTCGATTCCGGCTCCGGATGGAACGCCCAGCGCTGGGCGGAGGTCGGCGCGGACTATTTCGACGAGCACGACGATATCGGCATCGGTCCGGATGCACGCGGACCCGCCATGGTGATCATCGACCGTCAACCGAACCGATGGGAAGTGCGCCAGATCATCGACGATCCTGCACGCGAACATGATTGGGCGATCGTCGCCGAGATCGACCTGGCCGCCTCCGACGAGGAGGGTGCAGCGGTGGTCCGCCTGATCAGCGTGGGCACGGACTAG
- a CDS encoding glycoside hydrolase 5 family protein, producing the protein MRRRTLLKVPLLAAPAAAALSATPTASAAVAGRWSTDRAHRWFRAQGWLVGANYITSNAINQLEMFQAKTFDPARIDNELRMARSIGLNTVRVFLHDQLWTQDRVGFHHRLGQFVDIAAKHGIRPLLVLFDSCWDPLPRSGPQRAPTRGVHNSGWVQSPGAERLDDRRYRQVLQEYVIRVIGQFRNDDRVLGWDLWNEPDNPAAVYAKTERKDKSELVAELLPQVFRWARMVDPIQPLTTGVWEGEWRDAARRSEMASIQLGLADVLSFHSYDNPAGFERRIEELQPWGRPMMCTEYLARTEGSTIEGVLPVAKRRHVGAYTWGLVAGKTQTYLPWDSWDKPYLDPPREWFHDLMFDDGRPYRPREIDTLRSLTGSP; encoded by the coding sequence GTGCGCCGCAGAACACTCCTCAAGGTTCCATTGCTCGCGGCGCCTGCGGCTGCGGCCCTGTCGGCGACGCCCACCGCCTCGGCGGCAGTGGCGGGCCGATGGTCGACCGATCGTGCGCACCGGTGGTTTCGCGCACAGGGCTGGTTGGTCGGCGCCAACTACATCACCTCGAATGCCATCAACCAGCTGGAGATGTTCCAGGCAAAGACCTTCGACCCGGCACGCATCGACAACGAGTTGCGGATGGCCCGCTCGATCGGATTGAACACGGTGCGGGTCTTCCTGCACGATCAGCTGTGGACGCAGGATCGGGTCGGATTCCACCATCGCCTCGGCCAATTCGTGGATATCGCGGCAAAGCACGGCATTCGGCCGCTGTTGGTCCTTTTCGATTCGTGTTGGGATCCGCTGCCGCGCAGTGGGCCGCAACGGGCGCCCACCCGCGGGGTGCACAACTCGGGTTGGGTGCAGAGCCCCGGTGCCGAACGCCTCGACGACCGGCGCTACCGGCAGGTGTTGCAGGAGTATGTCATCCGGGTAATCGGCCAGTTCCGCAACGACGATCGGGTCCTGGGCTGGGATCTGTGGAACGAGCCGGACAATCCCGCCGCGGTCTATGCGAAGACCGAACGCAAGGACAAGTCCGAACTGGTGGCCGAGCTGCTGCCGCAGGTGTTCCGCTGGGCCCGCATGGTGGATCCGATCCAACCGCTGACCACCGGGGTTTGGGAAGGCGAATGGCGTGACGCCGCCCGGCGTAGCGAGATGGCGTCCATTCAACTGGGTCTCGCCGATGTGCTGAGTTTCCACAGTTATGACAACCCTGCCGGATTCGAGAGGCGCATCGAGGAGCTCCAGCCATGGGGCAGACCGATGATGTGTACCGAATACCTGGCGCGCACCGAGGGCAGCACCATCGAGGGCGTGCTTCCGGTGGCCAAGCGGCGCCACGTCGGCGCATACACCTGGGGCCTGGTGGCAGGTAAGACGCAGACCTACCTGCCGTGGGACTCCTGGGACAAACCCTATCTCGACCCGCCCCGGGAGTGGTTCCACGACCTGATGTTCGACGACGGCCGGCCATACCGACCGCGGGAGATCGACACGCTGCGCAGCCTCACCGGATCTCCGTGA
- a CDS encoding zinc-dependent alcohol dehydrogenase: MKAVTWQGKRDVRVEQVPDPKIEQPTDAIIEVTSTNICGSDLHLYEVLGAFMNPGDILGHEPMGIVREVGAEVGNLKVGDRVVVPFQISCGSCYMCDLDLYTQCETTQVREHGMGAALFGYSELYGQVPGGQAELLRVPQAQFTHIKVPEGPPDSRFVYLSDVLPTAWQAVAYAGIPEGGSVTVLGLGPIGDMAARIAAHLGYDVIAVDRVPERLARAQQRGLRTLDLDQNPELGEAIRELTGGRGTDSVIDAVGMEAHGSPIAKVAQQVSGLLPDALAKPLLQKAGVDRLDALYSAIDIVRRGGTISLIGVYGGMADPLPMLTLFDKQVQLRMGQANVKKWVDDIMPLLGDDDPLGVDTFATHVLPLDQAPHAYDIFQRKADGAVKVILTP, encoded by the coding sequence ATGAAAGCTGTCACCTGGCAAGGAAAACGCGATGTTCGGGTCGAACAGGTACCCGACCCGAAGATCGAACAGCCCACCGACGCGATAATCGAAGTCACCTCCACCAATATCTGCGGCTCCGATCTGCACCTGTACGAGGTGTTGGGGGCCTTCATGAATCCGGGCGACATCCTCGGCCACGAACCGATGGGAATCGTGCGGGAGGTGGGCGCCGAAGTCGGGAACCTCAAGGTCGGCGACCGGGTGGTGGTGCCGTTCCAGATCTCGTGCGGTTCCTGCTACATGTGCGACCTCGACCTCTACACGCAGTGTGAGACAACCCAGGTACGCGAACACGGGATGGGTGCCGCATTGTTCGGCTACTCGGAACTCTACGGACAGGTGCCGGGCGGGCAGGCCGAACTACTGCGGGTGCCACAGGCGCAATTCACCCACATCAAGGTGCCCGAGGGCCCGCCGGACTCGCGATTCGTCTATCTGTCCGACGTCCTGCCGACCGCCTGGCAGGCGGTGGCCTATGCCGGCATCCCCGAGGGTGGTTCGGTCACGGTGCTCGGCCTCGGACCGATCGGCGACATGGCCGCACGCATCGCCGCCCATCTGGGATACGACGTCATCGCGGTGGACCGGGTACCCGAGCGTCTCGCGCGTGCGCAACAGCGGGGACTGCGCACGCTCGACCTCGACCAGAACCCGGAACTCGGCGAGGCAATCCGGGAACTCACCGGCGGTCGCGGCACCGATTCGGTGATCGACGCCGTCGGTATGGAGGCCCACGGCTCACCGATAGCCAAAGTGGCACAACAGGTCAGCGGACTACTGCCCGATGCCCTGGCCAAACCGCTGCTGCAGAAGGCTGGTGTCGACCGGCTGGATGCGCTGTACTCGGCGATCGACATCGTCCGCCGGGGCGGCACGATATCGCTGATCGGTGTCTACGGCGGAATGGCGGACCCGCTGCCCATGCTGACGCTGTTCGACAAGCAGGTTCAACTCCGGATGGGCCAGGCCAATGTCAAGAAATGGGTGGACGACATCATGCCGCTGCTCGGCGATGACGACCCGCTCGGTGTCGACACCTTCGCGACCCACGTGCTGCCGCTCGATCAGGCGCCGCACGCCTATGACATCTTCCAGCGCAAGGCCGACGGTGCGGTGAAGGTGATTCTCACGCCCTGA
- a CDS encoding endonuclease/exonuclease/phosphatase family protein gives MRIATFNILHGRTVGGGVHPERLAECIKRLDPDILALQEVDLEQQRSGRADLTAVAAEAMGAVAHQFVAAIAGTPGATWMAADGAEQLGTAAYGISLLSRFPAASWQVVRMPRIPVRFPLYLPGPRKMVMVKEEPRAAVIAALDTPLGPISVANTHLSFVPGWNRRQLRRLVRNLQGLPGPRILTGDLNLPPDIVARCTGFRSLASAPTFPADAPNRQLDHILTDAPGLRARYAEAPTVELSDHRPLVVDIELR, from the coding sequence ATGCGGATCGCCACCTTCAACATCCTGCACGGACGCACTGTCGGCGGGGGCGTACATCCCGAGCGCTTGGCCGAGTGCATAAAACGCCTCGATCCGGACATCCTCGCGCTGCAGGAGGTCGATCTCGAGCAGCAGCGATCGGGTCGCGCCGATCTCACCGCGGTGGCGGCCGAGGCGATGGGTGCGGTGGCGCACCAGTTCGTTGCCGCGATCGCAGGAACACCGGGCGCCACGTGGATGGCGGCCGACGGTGCGGAACAGCTGGGCACCGCGGCGTACGGTATCTCGCTGCTTTCCCGGTTCCCGGCCGCCAGTTGGCAGGTGGTCAGGATGCCCCGGATTCCGGTGCGATTTCCGCTGTACCTACCGGGGCCCCGCAAGATGGTCATGGTCAAGGAGGAACCCCGTGCCGCCGTGATCGCCGCACTGGACACGCCGCTGGGGCCGATATCGGTTGCCAATACCCATCTGTCGTTCGTACCGGGATGGAATCGCCGGCAATTGCGCCGGTTGGTGCGTAATCTGCAGGGGCTACCGGGCCCGCGCATCCTGACCGGCGATCTGAATCTGCCCCCCGATATCGTGGCCCGCTGTACCGGGTTTCGATCGCTGGCCAGTGCTCCGACCTTTCCCGCGGACGCCCCGAACAGGCAGCTCGACCACATCCTCACCGACGCTCCCGGATTGCGCGCGCGCTACGCCGAGGCACCTACCGTCGAATTGTCCGATCACCGCCCGCTGGTCGTCGATATCGAACTGCGTTAG
- a CDS encoding DUF7218 family protein has protein sequence MPNSSIKNEKMYEDLREQGNSKEKAARISNAVAARGKSAVARKGGESGSYEDWNVADLKKRAKELGMTGYSKLTKDKLVDKLRTH, from the coding sequence ATGCCGAATTCATCGATCAAGAACGAGAAGATGTATGAAGACCTGCGCGAGCAGGGCAACTCGAAGGAAAAAGCGGCGCGCATTTCCAACGCGGTCGCTGCGCGCGGCAAATCCGCGGTGGCGCGCAAAGGGGGCGAGTCGGGATCCTACGAGGACTGGAACGTCGCCGACCTCAAGAAGCGCGCCAAGGAGCTCGGTATGACCGGCTACTCGAAACTGACCAAGGACAAGCTCGTCGACAAGCTGCGCACTCACTGA
- a CDS encoding DNA topoisomerase IB — protein MRLRRSVLDGPGITRLRKGKGFTYRGPDGDPVADADHLARIKDLVIPPAWRKVWISPYGNGHIQAVGTDAAGRRQYLYHQAWQEERAEEKFDRVLEMSTALPAWRARIAADLTGRGLSRDRVLALALHLLDLGYFRAGGEQYAEEHESYGLATLQCEHVTLRKGAVAFDFPAKSGVRRTWEIDDPEVLRAVRALLRRDARTERLLVCRNDSGWVEIHASDLNTRFKELVGDEYSVKDLRTWHGTVLAAAAFAEADPGETERGRKRAVSGVMKQVSEELGNTPAVARSSYVDPRVVAGYEQGATIAAAAKRAARQKDRAAAVAILEKATRSLVRKVAKG, from the coding sequence ATGCGGTTGCGGCGGAGCGTTCTCGACGGACCGGGTATCACCCGGCTGCGGAAGGGAAAAGGCTTCACCTATCGGGGTCCCGACGGTGACCCGGTGGCGGACGCCGACCACTTGGCCCGCATCAAGGATCTCGTCATCCCGCCGGCCTGGCGCAAGGTGTGGATCAGTCCGTACGGCAACGGTCACATCCAGGCGGTGGGCACCGATGCCGCGGGCCGCAGGCAGTACCTCTACCACCAGGCCTGGCAGGAGGAGCGCGCCGAGGAGAAGTTCGACAGAGTGCTGGAGATGTCGACTGCGTTGCCCGCGTGGCGTGCGCGGATCGCCGCAGACCTCACCGGGCGCGGGCTGTCCCGTGACCGGGTGCTGGCGCTGGCATTACACCTGCTCGATCTCGGCTATTTCCGCGCCGGCGGCGAGCAGTACGCCGAGGAACATGAGTCCTACGGACTGGCGACCCTGCAATGCGAGCATGTCACCCTGCGAAAAGGCGCGGTGGCCTTCGATTTCCCGGCCAAGAGCGGCGTGCGCAGGACATGGGAGATCGATGATCCCGAGGTGCTGCGCGCCGTGCGCGCGCTGTTGCGCCGCGATGCCCGTACCGAGCGGTTGCTGGTGTGCCGCAACGATTCGGGCTGGGTCGAGATCCACGCATCGGACCTGAACACGCGTTTCAAGGAGCTGGTCGGCGACGAGTACAGCGTCAAGGATCTGCGCACCTGGCACGGTACGGTGCTGGCGGCCGCGGCCTTCGCCGAGGCCGATCCGGGCGAGACGGAACGCGGACGCAAGCGCGCGGTGTCGGGGGTGATGAAGCAGGTGTCCGAGGAACTCGGTAACACCCCGGCGGTGGCGCGGAGCTCGTATGTCGATCCGCGGGTGGTCGCCGGCTACGAGCAGGGCGCAACCATCGCCGCCGCGGCCAAACGCGCCGCACGGCAGAAGGACCGGGCGGCTGCCGTGGCAATCCTGGAGAAGGCGACCCGCAGCCTGGTCCGCAAGGTCGCCAAGGGCTGA